From the genome of Malus domestica chromosome 04, GDT2T_hap1, one region includes:
- the LOC103433878 gene encoding uncharacterized protein translates to MACIIFPKHKFFCLTLLLIAACCSYSGYAEDNPAQTFVTALACFTNKFIYAGCNEAYRLNESGEFNVPPEATNSFCHGPCFEETQQVLNCVDRMFSNFVFGNRATLPELRSALHAGCIYTNQIGRFNGFGPFGQYQGETSSAQKLPKFVSFFTFLIVTGFCLFILH, encoded by the exons ATGGCTTGTATTATATTCCCAAAACACAAGTTCTTCTGCCTTACTCTTCTTCTCATTGCAGCTTGTTGCTCCTACTCAG GATACGCAGAGGACAACCCGGCGCAGACGTTTGTGACAGCCTTGGCATGTTTCACCAACAAGTTT ATTTATGCTGGTTGTAATGAAGCATACAGATTGAATGAGAGTGGAGAATTTAACGTGCCTCCTGAAGCAACTAATTCGTTCTGCCATGGACCATGTTTTGAAGAGACACAACAAGTTCTGAACTGCGTTGATAGAATGTTTTCAAACTTCGTTTTCGGCAATAGAGCAACACTGCCTGAGCTGAGAAGTGCACTTCATGCTGGCTGCATCTACACAAATCAAATAG GGAGGTTCAATGGTTTTGGGCCTTTTGGTCAGTACCAAGGTGAAACAAGCAGTGCACAGAAGCTACCAAAGTTCGTCAGTTTTTTCACGTTCTTAATTGTTACTGGGTTCTGTCTCTTCATCCTACACTGA